The DNA segment TCGTCCACCAGCAGCACGCGGCTGCCCGGCTTGAAGGCGTCCACATGAATGGCGATCGTGTTCGAGCCGTATTCCAATTCGTAGCTCTGCTCGAACGTCTTGTACGGCAGCTTGCCTTTTTTGCGCACGGGCACGAAGCCCGCGCCCAATTTATGCGCGGCCGCGGCCGCAAAAATGAACCCGCGCGCATCAATGCCCACGACGACGTCCACCGAGCCGGGCGGATGGCCAGCGGTCAGCAAATCAACACTGCCACTGAACAGGCGCGCGTCGGCCAGGACGGGCGTGATGTCCTTGAACTGAATTCCCGGCTGTGGAAAATCGGGAACGTTGCGAATGGCGCTTTGCAAGTCGCCGGGAGTCACCTGTGGATCGCTCATAGTTTTTCA comes from the Candidatus Angelobacter sp. genome and includes:
- a CDS encoding adenine phosphoribosyltransferase; its protein translation is MTPGDLQSAIRNVPDFPQPGIQFKDITPVLADARLFSGSVDLLTAGHPPGSVDVVVGIDARGFIFAAAAAHKLGAGFVPVRKKGKLPYKTFEQSYELEYGSNTIAIHVDAFKPGSRVLLVDDLLATGGTAAAAAALVRKAGAEILEIRFLIELSFLKGREKLKGFPVRSLVIF